A region from the Toxotes jaculatrix isolate fToxJac2 chromosome 2, fToxJac2.pri, whole genome shotgun sequence genome encodes:
- the LOC121195384 gene encoding vesicle-associated membrane protein-associated protein B/C-like: MARPEQVLVLEPQHELKFRGPFTDVVTATLKLTNPTDRNVCFKVKTTAPRRYCVRPNSGIIDAGTSINVSVMLQPFDYDPNEKSKHKFMVQSMLAPYDMTDMEGVWKEAKPEELMDSKLRCAFEMPLENDKTHESESNKTVSSSTSSVKTEHSVLPKSASASLDDGEVKKIMEECKRLQMEVQRLREENKQIREDDGLRKRKVTSMAAHSSTMATSVVRDEGLSTRVLALCVLFFVIGVIIGKLAL; encoded by the exons ATGGCCAGACCAGAACAAGTCCTGGTGCTAGAGCCACAACACGAACTGAAATTCAGAG gcCCGTTTACAGATGTCGTCACTGCCACTCTGAAGCTCACCAATCCCACAGatagaaatgtgtgtttcaaaGTCAAGACAACCGCACCTCGCAGATACTGTGTGCGCCCGAACAGTGGCATCATTGACGCTGGAACCTCCATCAATGTTTctg TTATGCTACAGCCTTTTGACTACGACCCCAATGAAAAGAGTAAACACAAATTCATGGTGCAGTCCATGCTGGCTCCATACGACATGACTGACATGGAAGGAGTT TGGAAGGAGGCAAAGCCTGAAGAGCTGATGGATTCAAAGCTGAGATGTGCATTTGAGATGCCGCTGGAAAATGACAAAACT catgAGAGTGAAAGCAACAAAACTGTGTCTTCCTCTACCTCCTCTGTTAAGACTGAGCACTCTGTGCTGCCCAAGTCAGCCAGCGCCTCACTGGATGACGGAGAGGTGAAGAAGATCATGGAGGAGTGCAAGCGGCTGCAGATGGAGGTGCAGAGGCTAcgggaagaaaacaaacagatcagG GAGGACGATGGGCTGCGGAAGAGAAAGGTGACGTCAATGGCTGCTCACTCCTCCACCATGGCGACCTCGGTTGTGAGGGACGAAGGCCTAAGCACCCGCGTCCTGGCACTTTGCGTGCTGTTCTTTGTCATTGGAGTCATCATTGGCAAGCTGGCCCTGTAG
- the gnas gene encoding guanine nucleotide-binding protein G(s) subunit alpha has protein sequence MGCLGNSKTEDQRNEEKAQREANKKIEKQLQKDKQIYRATHRLLLLGAGESGKSTIVKQMRILHVNGFNAEEKKQKIQDIKNNIKEAIETIVTAMSNLTPPVQLACPESQYRIEYVLNLVNQKDFEFPSEFYDHAKTLWQDEGVRACYERSNEYQLIDCAQYFLDKIDIVKQSDYTPTDQDLLRCRVLTSGIFETRFQVDKVNFHMFDVGGQRDERRKWIQCFNDVTAIIFVVASSSYNMVIREDNQTNRLQEALNLFKNIWNNRWLRTISVILFLNKQDLLAEKVLAGKSKIEEYFPEFARYTTPDDATPEPGEDPRVTRAKYFIRDEFLRISTASGDGRHYCYPHFTCAVDTENIRRVFNDCRDIIQRMHLRQYELL, from the exons ATGGGTTGTTTGGGCAACAGTAAGACCGAAGACCAGAGAAATGAGGAGAAGGcacagagagaagcaaacaaaaagatAGAGAAGCAGCtccaaaaagacaaacagatatACAGAGCGACACACAGACTACTACTTTTAG gAGCTGGAGAGTCAGGAAAGAGCACCATAGTGAAACAGATGAGGATCCTACATGTCAACGGCTTCAATGCAGA agagaagaagcaaaaaATTCAGGACATCAAGAATAATATTAAAGAGGCTATTGAG ACCATAGTAACAGCGATGAGCAACCTGACACCCCCAGTGCAGTTGGCGTGCCCTGAGAGCCAGTACCGGATTGAATACGTCCTCAACCTCGTCAACCAGAAGGACTTTGAGTTTCCATCT GAGTTTTACGACCATGCGAAGACGCTGTGGCAGGATGAGGGGGTCAGGGCGTGCTACGAGAGATCCAACGAGTACCAGCTAATCGACTGTGCACAATA cttTCTAGACAAGATTGACATTGTGAAACAGAGCGACTACACTCCAACAGATCAG GATTTGCTGCGGTGCAGAGTACTGACTTCTGGGATCTTTGAGACAAGATTCCAAGTGGACAAAGTTAATTTCCA TATGTTCGATGTTGGGGGTCAAAGAGACGAACGCCGGAAATGGATCCAGTGTTTTAACG ATGTAACGGCCATCATCTTCGTGGTAGCCAGTAGCAGTTACAACATGGTGATCAGAGAGGACAATCAGACCAACCGATTACAGGAGGCACTCAACCTTTTCAAGAACATCTGGAACAACAG GTGGCTGCGGACCATTTCTGTCATCTTGTTCCTAAATAAACAGGACCTGCTAGCAGAGAAGGTGCTGGCAGGAAAGTCCAAAATCGAGGAATACTTTCCTGAATTTGCTCGCTACACCACACCTGATGACG caACACCGGAGCCTGGAGAAGATCCACGTGTTACGAGGGCAAAGTACTTCATAAGAGATGAATTCCTG AGGATCAGCACAGCAAGCGGGGACGGGAGGCACTACTGTTACCCACACTTCACCTGCGCCGTCGACACAGAAAACATCCGCCGCGTCTTCAACGACTGTCGAGACATCATTCAGCGGATGCACCTGCGGCAGTACGAGCTGTTGTGA